One genomic region from Salvia hispanica cultivar TCC Black 2014 chromosome 2, UniMelb_Shisp_WGS_1.0, whole genome shotgun sequence encodes:
- the LOC125206661 gene encoding receptor-like protein 9DC3: MFTGEIPNSITNASQLIDIYLSSNSFTGPIPDFGNLRYLLFLGLSDNNLTGADSPNQELGFLSSLANCPNLIVLEISNNPMMNGILPASIGNLSTSLSSFRASNCSIRGIIPPEIGNLRHLEVLDLSKNQLTGLIPTTFPMGCTPLLERVPSLPQFAGLPPSPPRFLLYCHAMQVLDLSKNQLTGFIPTTFSKGCRLQSLDLNGNKLAGSIPQSLSNCRSLQVLNIGNNWIQDTFPIWTGNLSDLRVLILRSNKFSGTISSHTSKTGLPFPKLQVLDISHNAFIGNLPQGYFRNFKAMMDVQNNHRGEQGFPFQYPYYGYSFTLTVKGSDIEYKRMLTTFTTIDMSSNRFSGSIPNSIGDLNSLIYLNLSHNCLTGGIPASLGNITELESLDLSSNRLEGEIPTELTKLTFLSVMNLSMNHLSGMIPQSSGQFPTFDNTSYVGNSGLCGFPLTQKCEEPLPSSMLKDGDQDYGILDGFCWQAVVSGYGCGFVIGLIVGCLILGYGRPKWLLEWIYRFYRIKMRSRRRNVAPQRR, from the coding sequence ATGTTCACAGGCGAAATTCCAAACTCTATCACCAATGCTTCTCAGCTTATTGATATATACTTGAGCAGCAATTCATTCACTGGCCCCATCCCCGACTTCGGTAACCTAAGATATCTGCTATTCCTTGGTCTAAGTGACAATAATCTGACTGGTGCAGACTCTCCAAATCAAGAACTGggatttctctcttcattagcAAACTGCCCAAACTTGATCGTCTTGGAAATTAGCAACAATCCAATGATGAATGGTATCCTTCCAGCTTCCATTGGGAACTTGTCTACTTCTCTTTCCAGCTTTAGAGCATCTAACTGCAGCATCAGAGGTATAATTCCTCCTGAAATTGGAAATTTGAGGCATTTGGAAGTTTTGGATTTATCCAAGAATCAACTCACAGGATTAATCCCAACTACATTTCCAATGGGCTGTACGCCTCTGCTGGAAAGAGTGCCCAGCCTACCCCAATTCGCAGGATTGCCACCCAGCCCACCCCGATTCTTACTCTATTGCCATGCTATGCAGGTTTTGGATTTATCCAAGAATCAACTCACAGGATTCATCCCAACTACATTTTCAAAGGGTTGTAGGCTTCAGTCACTCGACTTGAATGGTAATAAGTTGGCAGGATCGATACCCCAATCCCTTTCCAATTGTCGAAGTCTGCAGGTTCTTAATATTGGAAACAACTGGATACAAGACACCTTTCCAATTTGGACCGGAAATCTCTCTGATCTTCGCGTTTTGATATTGAGATCCAACAAGTTTAGTGGTACCATTTCTTCTCACACTTCCAAGACTGGTCTTCCATTCCCCAAGTTGCAAGTTTTGGATATATCCCATAATGCATTCATTGGCAATCTGCCCCAAGGATATTTCAGAAATTTCAAAGCGATGATGGATGTGCAAAACAATCATCGAGGAGAACAAGGGTTTCCATTCCAGTATCCATATTATGGATATTCATTTACATTAACAGTGAAAGGTTCAGATATAGAATACAAGAGAATGTTGACAACCTTCACAACAATTGACATGTCATCCAACAGATTCTCAGGCAGTATACCGAATTCCATAGGAGATTTAAATTCCTTGATATATTTGAATCTGTCTCACAATTGCCTCACAGGGGGTATACCTGCATCTCTTGGAAACATTACAGAACTCGAGTCGTTGGACCTGTCTTCAAACCGATTGGAAGGGGAAATTCCAACGGAGCTAACAAAGCTCACATTTCTTTCTGTGATGAACCTTTCCATGAATCATCTTTCAGGGATGATACCTCAATCGAGTGGCCAGTTTCCCACATTTGACAATACATCATATGTTGGGAATTCTGGACTATGTGGATTTCCATTGACACAAAAATGTGAAGAGCCTTTGCCTTCATCGATGTTGAAAGATGGTGATCAAGATTATGGTATTCTAGATGGATTCTGTTGGCAGGCTGTTGTTTCAGGGTATGGATGTGGATTCGTAATCGGTCTGATTGTGGGTTGTCTGATTCTTGGGTACGGAAGGCCTAAATGGTTGTTAGAATGGATTTACAGATTTTACAGGATAAAGATGAGAAGCCGTAGACGAAATGTGGCACCacaaagaagatga